A single region of the Thioalkalivibrio nitratireducens DSM 14787 genome encodes:
- a CDS encoding sigma-54-dependent transcriptional regulator: MSGPYILVVDDEPDIRMLLRDVLEDEGYEVALAGSVAEAKAARRSRRPDLILLDVWMPDGDGISLLKEWNEDGSLPCPVVMISGHGNVETAVDATRLGAYDFIEKPLSIDKLVITLTNALESDRLQRENQGLRRLGTTISEPVGDSAVMNSLRDQVQRMAQHDTWVLISGEAGVGKQTFARFLHAGSARRDNPFIVVAVGSLSGQEAITELFGSEQGDRVRFGLLEQAAGGVLFLDEVAEMDLQTQGRLLHALDTQRITRIGGNQPIAVNVRVVAATKVDLAEAVHQGRFREDLYYRLNVLPLKIPPLREHPEDIPALLKHHMEHLHQQEGLPERRFQAGALERLRRYHWPGNVRELRNFVQRLMILGSGEEVTREEVERTLSGQTLGEADLGAVKLFPDLPLREAREQFERQYLIHQLERSEGNMTRLAERVGLERTHLYRKFKTLGIDPKKLKTDG; this comes from the coding sequence ATGAGTGGACCGTACATACTGGTGGTGGATGACGAGCCGGACATCCGCATGCTGCTGCGGGACGTGCTCGAAGACGAGGGCTACGAAGTGGCCCTGGCCGGATCTGTCGCCGAAGCCAAGGCCGCGCGCCGCAGCCGGCGTCCCGACCTGATTCTGCTCGATGTGTGGATGCCGGACGGCGACGGGATCAGCCTGCTGAAGGAGTGGAACGAGGACGGCAGCCTCCCCTGTCCGGTGGTGATGATTTCCGGGCATGGAAACGTCGAGACTGCGGTGGATGCCACCCGGCTCGGAGCCTACGACTTCATCGAGAAACCCCTGTCGATCGACAAGCTCGTCATTACCCTGACCAACGCACTCGAATCGGACCGGCTGCAGCGGGAGAACCAGGGGCTGCGGCGGCTGGGAACCACCATCTCCGAACCGGTCGGCGACAGCGCGGTGATGAACAGCCTGCGCGATCAGGTTCAGCGCATGGCCCAGCACGACACCTGGGTGCTGATCTCCGGGGAAGCGGGCGTGGGCAAGCAGACCTTTGCGCGATTCCTGCACGCGGGCAGTGCACGTCGGGACAATCCCTTCATCGTGGTCGCGGTTGGATCGCTGTCCGGGCAGGAGGCGATCACCGAATTGTTCGGGTCGGAGCAGGGCGACCGCGTGCGTTTCGGACTGCTGGAACAGGCAGCCGGTGGAGTGCTGTTCCTGGACGAGGTCGCTGAGATGGATCTGCAAACCCAGGGGCGGCTGCTGCATGCGCTGGATACGCAGAGAATCACCCGGATCGGCGGCAACCAGCCGATCGCGGTCAACGTGCGGGTGGTGGCCGCGACCAAGGTCGACCTTGCCGAGGCGGTGCACCAGGGGCGCTTTCGCGAGGATCTCTACTACCGGCTGAACGTACTGCCGCTGAAGATCCCGCCGCTGCGCGAGCATCCCGAGGACATCCCGGCGCTGCTGAAACACCATATGGAACACCTGCACCAGCAGGAGGGGCTCCCGGAGCGGCGCTTCCAGGCCGGTGCGCTCGAACGGCTGCGGCGTTACCACTGGCCGGGCAACGTGCGTGAACTGCGCAATTTCGTGCAGCGGCTGATGATCCTGGGCTCCGGCGAGGAGGTGACGCGCGAGGAGGTGGAGCGCACGCTATCCGGGCAGACGCTCGGCGAGGCGGATCTCGGCGCGGTGAAGCTGTTCCCGGACCTGCCGCTGCGCGAGGCGCGGGAACAGTTCGAGCGCCAGTACCTGATCCATCAGCTCGAACGCAGCGAGGGCAACATGACCCGACTGGCGGAACGGGTCGGCCTGGAGCGTACCCATCTGTACCGCAAGTTCAAGACCCTTGGGATCGACCCAAAAAAACTGAAGACCGACGGCTGA
- a CDS encoding DUF4390 domain-containing protein, producing the protein MRRRIVLGLIVLWSCLLPGFTAATEIRQADSVWQGEDRLLVRLYLDMELPDVLLQALENGIGIHFLSEVNLEYRRGIFGERAVATASRRARLEYYALSRHYVITDRVSRRVDFAPTLGDALEILARRLGRIALEVGSAELRPGVDYQIAARVQLDHGALPLPLQWETRLRGAYVTQPGWYRWSLD; encoded by the coding sequence ATGCGCAGGCGGATCGTGCTTGGCCTTATAGTCCTGTGGTCGTGTCTGCTCCCGGGCTTCACGGCCGCGACCGAGATCCGCCAGGCGGATTCGGTCTGGCAGGGGGAGGACCGGCTGCTGGTGCGTCTTTACCTGGACATGGAACTGCCCGACGTGCTGCTGCAGGCGCTGGAGAACGGAATCGGTATCCACTTCCTGTCCGAAGTGAATCTGGAGTACCGGCGTGGCATCTTCGGAGAACGCGCGGTGGCGACCGCCAGCCGCCGTGCGCGCCTGGAATACTATGCGTTGAGCCGCCACTACGTGATCACCGACCGGGTCTCGCGTCGGGTCGATTTCGCGCCGACGCTGGGGGATGCGCTGGAGATCCTCGCGCGTCGCCTCGGCCGCATCGCCCTCGAGGTCGGTTCCGCAGAACTACGGCCCGGCGTGGATTACCAGATTGCCGCCCGGGTGCAACTGGATCACGGCGCGCTGCCGCTGCCGCTGCAGTGGGAGACCCGACTGCGCGGCGCCTATGTGACACAGCCGGGATGGTATCGATGGTCCTTGGACTAA
- the fmt gene encoding methionyl-tRNA formyltransferase, with amino-acid sequence MRHDRRIVYAGTPEFAVPALEALIAAGQTPVAVYTQPDRPAGRGRKLTPSPVKKVALAAGIPVQQPVSLKSAEAQAELGRLAPDVLIVAAYGLILPARVLAIPRSGGVNVHASLLPRWRGAAPIQRAIQAGDPETGVCLMQMEPGLDTGPVYACTSLPLDDDATAASVHDRLASLGARLLVERLDEILDGTLKPRPQPAEGVVYARKIEKAEAWIDWARPAAAIDRQVRAFVPWPVAQTRWGDQVLRIHQARPLPAPAGPEPAIPGTVIGIHADGVDVSAGSGILRLQVVQLPGRRPVAAADWARSAALIGHRLGGVG; translated from the coding sequence ATGCGGCACGACCGGCGCATCGTTTACGCCGGCACCCCGGAGTTCGCGGTTCCCGCCCTCGAAGCGCTGATCGCCGCGGGCCAGACCCCGGTGGCGGTCTACACCCAGCCCGACCGGCCCGCCGGGCGGGGCCGCAAGCTGACTCCGAGCCCAGTGAAGAAGGTGGCGCTGGCGGCGGGAATCCCGGTACAGCAGCCGGTATCGCTGAAGTCCGCCGAGGCGCAGGCCGAGCTTGGGCGACTGGCGCCGGACGTGCTGATCGTGGCTGCCTACGGTCTGATCCTTCCGGCCCGCGTGCTGGCGATCCCGCGGTCGGGGGGGGTCAACGTCCACGCCTCGCTATTGCCCCGCTGGCGCGGGGCGGCTCCGATCCAGCGCGCGATCCAGGCCGGTGACCCGGAGACCGGGGTCTGCCTGATGCAGATGGAGCCCGGCCTCGACACCGGCCCGGTCTATGCCTGCACGAGCCTGCCGCTCGATGACGATGCGACCGCGGCGAGCGTGCATGACCGGCTGGCGTCCCTAGGTGCGCGCCTGCTGGTCGAGCGGCTCGATGAGATCCTGGATGGAACGTTGAAACCCCGCCCGCAGCCGGCGGAGGGCGTGGTGTACGCGCGCAAAATCGAGAAAGCCGAGGCCTGGATCGACTGGGCCCGCCCGGCCGCGGCGATCGACCGCCAGGTGCGTGCCTTCGTCCCCTGGCCGGTGGCCCAGACGCGCTGGGGTGACCAGGTCCTGCGCATCCACCAGGCGCGTCCACTGCCTGCCCCTGCCGGCCCCGAGCCGGCGATTCCCGGGACCGTAATCGGCATCCATGCAGACGGCGTGGACGTGTCGGCCGGGTCCGGAATTCTGCGCCTGCAGGTGGTGCAGCTGCCGGGGCGGCGCCCCGTCGCTGCCGCCGACTGGGCGCGTTCGGCAGCCTTGATTGGGCACCGGCTCGGGGGGGTGGGTTGA
- the rsmB gene encoding 16S rRNA (cytosine(967)-C(5))-methyltransferase RsmB — translation MSSRRATWVPRRQCLAALVRVLLHGESLTVALADETADLPPREAAWVRALAFATVRWYVQLEAMVEGMLDRPLKPRDAVIRVLLCQGLAEIFRFGTPDHAAVRETAELARAIQRPGAVGLVNALLRRALRERELLGQAMQRTPALRHACPAWLVAGIRASYPERWEAVLEASTRAAPMTLRVNTARVSRAAMQERLERAGLAAQPHPLVPTALTLAEPVDVDAIPGFADGLLSVQDAAAQWAGLLLSPQPGERILDACAAPGGKTGHLLEASSGGIDLTALDVDGARMGRVRDNLRRLGYRAQLVIGDLADPEDWWDGRPFDAILLDVPCSATGVIRRHPDIKLLRRAADIPALAARQRELLAQAWRLLRPGGRLLYVTCSLLADENERVVGSWLAATPDAKPLPLAFPGGDDRPVGRAVALGAEDMDGFYFALLGRAG, via the coding sequence TTGAGCTCTCGAAGGGCGACCTGGGTTCCCCGGCGGCAATGCCTCGCTGCACTCGTCCGTGTGCTGCTTCACGGGGAATCGCTGACCGTGGCGCTGGCGGACGAAACCGCGGACCTGCCGCCGCGCGAGGCTGCATGGGTCCGGGCCCTGGCATTCGCCACGGTACGCTGGTACGTGCAGCTCGAGGCGATGGTCGAGGGGATGCTGGACCGGCCGCTGAAACCGCGCGATGCCGTGATCCGCGTGCTGCTGTGCCAGGGGCTGGCGGAGATCTTCCGTTTCGGAACCCCGGATCACGCCGCGGTGCGCGAGACCGCGGAACTCGCACGGGCCATCCAGCGGCCGGGTGCGGTGGGGCTGGTGAACGCGCTGCTGCGCCGCGCGCTGCGCGAGCGCGAATTGCTGGGTCAGGCGATGCAGCGCACGCCTGCGCTACGCCACGCCTGCCCCGCCTGGCTTGTTGCCGGGATCCGCGCCAGCTACCCGGAGCGCTGGGAAGCGGTACTGGAAGCTTCCACCCGGGCGGCGCCGATGACGCTGCGTGTGAATACGGCACGCGTATCCCGGGCCGCCATGCAGGAGCGGCTGGAACGGGCGGGGCTGGCAGCGCAGCCGCATCCTCTGGTTCCGACCGCGCTGACGCTGGCAGAGCCCGTCGACGTCGACGCGATTCCGGGGTTCGCCGATGGGCTGCTGTCGGTGCAGGATGCTGCCGCCCAGTGGGCCGGGTTGCTGCTGTCGCCGCAGCCCGGCGAACGGATCCTGGATGCCTGCGCGGCACCGGGTGGCAAGACCGGACACCTGCTCGAGGCATCCAGCGGTGGGATCGACCTGACCGCGCTCGACGTCGACGGTGCGCGAATGGGTCGGGTGCGCGACAACCTGCGGCGCCTGGGGTATCGGGCGCAACTGGTGATCGGTGACCTGGCGGATCCGGAGGACTGGTGGGATGGTCGGCCGTTCGACGCGATCCTGCTGGACGTGCCGTGTTCGGCAACCGGCGTGATCCGCCGCCACCCGGACATCAAGCTGCTGCGCCGGGCCGCAGACATCCCGGCGCTGGCCGCGCGCCAGCGCGAACTGCTGGCGCAGGCCTGGCGCCTGCTGCGTCCGGGCGGGCGCCTGCTGTACGTGACCTGCTCGCTGCTGGCCGACGAGAACGAGCGGGTCGTCGGTTCCTGGCTGGCCGCGACCCCGGACGCGAAGCCGCTGCCGCTGGCGTTTCCCGGCGGGGACGATCGCCCGGTCGGGCGCGCGGTCGCGCTGGGCGCCGAGGACATGGACGGATTCTACTTTGCGCTGCTCGGGCGCGCGGGCTGA
- the trkA gene encoding Trk system potassium transporter TrkA, with product MKRIVIVGAGQVGQSLAEALSADGHNVTVVDTRSVCLEAIESHLDIRTVNGFGSHPGVLESAGAREAEMLIAVTDSDEVNMLACQVGSTLFGIGTKIARVRERSYHDYPRLFSPDAVPVDMLISPEAIVTAQIQRLVEHPGALQVLDFADGLVSLVGVRAYYGGPLVGHELRNLRRDMPGIQTRVAAIFRRDRPVRPDGHTVIEADDEVFFVAAKEDIGAVTSELRKLDQPYRRIMVAGGGNIGRRLAEALAGRYEVSVIEQDPVRAEQLREVLPEGTEIRVGDSADDQQLDRSGIGRTDVFCAVTNDDQANIFASMLAKRRGVRKVMALINRPGYVDLMQEGTIDIALSPQQATIGVLLARVREGGTATVHSLRRGAAEAIETIVSGDARNSRVVDRRIEELHLPEGATIGAVVRHREVLIPHHDTVIHSGDHVILFLTDRGLLRAVERLFQPTRRFF from the coding sequence ATGAAGCGGATCGTGATCGTGGGCGCCGGCCAGGTCGGGCAATCGCTCGCCGAGGCCCTCAGCGCCGACGGACACAACGTGACGGTGGTCGACACGCGTTCCGTTTGCCTTGAGGCGATCGAGAGCCATCTCGACATCCGGACCGTGAACGGCTTCGGCAGTCATCCCGGCGTGCTCGAGTCCGCCGGGGCCCGCGAGGCCGAGATGCTGATCGCGGTCACCGATTCGGACGAAGTCAACATGCTTGCCTGCCAGGTCGGCTCGACGCTGTTCGGTATCGGTACCAAGATCGCGCGGGTGCGTGAACGCAGTTACCACGATTATCCGCGTCTGTTCTCTCCAGATGCGGTGCCAGTGGACATGCTGATTTCCCCGGAGGCGATCGTCACCGCCCAGATCCAACGGCTGGTCGAACATCCCGGGGCGTTGCAGGTGCTCGATTTTGCCGACGGGCTGGTTTCGCTGGTCGGGGTCCGGGCGTATTACGGTGGACCGCTGGTAGGCCACGAGCTGCGCAATCTGCGGCGGGACATGCCGGGCATCCAGACCCGGGTCGCCGCGATCTTCCGGCGCGATCGTCCGGTGCGTCCCGACGGGCATACGGTGATCGAGGCCGACGACGAGGTATTTTTCGTCGCAGCGAAGGAGGATATCGGCGCCGTTACTTCGGAACTGCGGAAGCTCGATCAGCCGTACCGGCGGATCATGGTGGCAGGCGGAGGCAATATCGGGCGGCGGCTGGCCGAGGCCCTGGCGGGTCGTTACGAGGTCAGCGTGATCGAGCAGGACCCGGTGCGTGCCGAACAGCTGCGCGAGGTGCTGCCGGAGGGTACCGAGATCCGGGTTGGCGACAGCGCCGACGATCAGCAACTGGACCGTTCCGGGATCGGCCGGACCGACGTGTTCTGCGCGGTCACCAACGATGACCAGGCTAACATCTTCGCCAGCATGCTCGCGAAGCGCCGCGGTGTGCGCAAGGTGATGGCGCTGATCAACCGTCCCGGCTACGTCGACCTGATGCAGGAGGGCACGATCGACATCGCGCTGTCGCCGCAACAGGCGACGATCGGGGTCCTGCTGGCGCGGGTGCGGGAAGGCGGCACCGCCACCGTGCACAGCCTGCGCCGCGGCGCGGCGGAAGCGATCGAGACCATCGTCAGCGGCGATGCGCGGAACTCGCGCGTCGTCGACCGCAGGATCGAAGAGCTGCACTTGCCCGAGGGCGCGACGATAGGCGCGGTCGTGCGCCACCGCGAGGTGCTGATCCCGCATCACGATACCGTGATCCATTCCGGCGACCACGTGATCCTGTTCCTGACCGATCGCGGCCTGCTGCGGGCAGTCGAGCGATTGTTCCAGCCGACCCGCCGTTTCTTTTGA
- the def gene encoding peptide deformylase: MALREILCFPDPRLRLRADPVAEVDDSIRELVDDMFETMYAAPGIGLAATQINVQKRILVADVSEDQNEPYCLINPEILSRDGEEEMDEGCLSVPGFYERVRRAERIRVRALNRDGEPFELETGGLLAVCIQHEIDHLDGKLFVDYISNLKRTRIRKKLEKQAARDPGRGARLAEPVAAR, encoded by the coding sequence ATGGCACTCAGAGAAATCCTTTGTTTTCCCGACCCGCGGCTGCGGTTGCGCGCGGATCCGGTGGCCGAGGTGGACGATTCCATTCGTGAACTCGTCGATGACATGTTCGAAACCATGTACGCGGCGCCCGGGATCGGACTGGCCGCGACCCAGATCAACGTCCAGAAGCGCATCCTGGTGGCGGACGTGTCCGAGGACCAGAACGAGCCGTACTGCCTGATCAACCCGGAGATCCTGAGCCGTGACGGCGAGGAGGAGATGGACGAGGGTTGCCTGTCGGTGCCGGGTTTCTACGAACGGGTGCGGCGCGCGGAACGAATCCGGGTACGGGCCCTGAACCGGGATGGCGAGCCCTTCGAACTCGAGACCGGGGGGCTGCTGGCGGTCTGTATCCAGCACGAGATCGACCATCTCGATGGCAAACTGTTCGTCGATTACATCTCCAACCTGAAACGCACGCGTATCCGCAAGAAGCTCGAGAAGCAGGCGGCCCGTGATCCGGGGAGAGGCGCGCGGCTGGCCGAGCCGGTCGCGGCGCGTTGA
- a CDS encoding LysM peptidoglycan-binding domain-containing protein, with product MLQPEAAYRNETMGRSMFLAPGLAVTRPAGWIGLLALTLAACASGPELTEETVGHAVAPTTAPPEPAPNPVAAEPEAVPEGRAPEPEFHPAAPERYVVRDGDTLWSVANTFLRDPWHWPEIGPANPQRPNPHLIYPGDVLSIHHVDSERRVTVDGGTSVLPVERLSPQIRVEALDDDETLPISTLQPFMFRPRVVDEETLDRAPYIVAAQDERVIYGPGDRVYVRDAPDVERYDLYHVVRRDRMLTDPDTGEELGVATLPIGEAKIVRGGEIATALLRSGEREAIRGDRLLPFDGEPDLLFDIDRPPPGLEGSVILLFDAITQTGSLQAVVINRGERDGVRNGQVFAAWEAGRTARDPVSRNRNVLIELPEEEIGTMMVFRTFDKVAYALVLHSTRPIREGYKVRHP from the coding sequence ATGCTGCAGCCAGAGGCAGCGTACCGGAACGAGACCATGGGGAGATCGATGTTCCTTGCACCGGGCCTTGCCGTGACCCGTCCGGCGGGATGGATCGGACTGCTGGCGCTGACGCTCGCCGCCTGCGCCTCCGGGCCGGAATTGACGGAAGAGACCGTGGGGCACGCGGTCGCGCCCACCACGGCGCCCCCGGAACCTGCGCCGAACCCGGTGGCCGCGGAACCTGAGGCGGTGCCGGAGGGTCGGGCACCGGAACCCGAGTTCCACCCGGCGGCCCCGGAACGCTACGTCGTGCGCGATGGCGACACGCTCTGGAGTGTCGCGAACACCTTCCTGCGCGACCCCTGGCACTGGCCCGAGATCGGGCCGGCGAACCCGCAGCGCCCCAACCCGCACCTGATCTACCCGGGCGACGTGTTGAGCATCCACCATGTCGACAGCGAACGCCGCGTCACGGTCGATGGCGGCACGAGCGTGCTCCCGGTCGAGCGTCTGTCGCCGCAGATTCGCGTGGAGGCACTGGACGACGACGAGACCCTGCCGATCTCCACGCTGCAACCATTCATGTTCCGACCGCGCGTCGTGGACGAGGAGACGCTGGATCGGGCACCGTACATCGTCGCCGCGCAGGACGAACGCGTGATCTACGGCCCCGGAGACCGAGTCTATGTGCGCGACGCCCCGGATGTCGAGCGCTACGATCTCTACCATGTCGTACGCCGGGACCGCATGCTGACCGACCCGGACACCGGCGAGGAACTGGGCGTGGCCACCCTGCCGATCGGAGAGGCGAAGATCGTACGCGGGGGCGAGATTGCAACCGCCCTGCTGCGGTCTGGCGAGCGCGAAGCGATCCGGGGCGACCGGCTGCTTCCATTCGACGGCGAGCCCGATCTGTTGTTCGATATCGACCGCCCGCCGCCGGGCCTGGAGGGATCGGTGATCCTGCTGTTCGACGCGATTACCCAGACCGGTTCGCTGCAGGCGGTCGTGATCAACCGCGGCGAGCGTGACGGCGTGCGCAACGGCCAGGTCTTCGCTGCCTGGGAGGCTGGCCGCACGGCACGCGACCCGGTCAGCCGGAACCGCAACGTGCTGATCGAACTGCCGGAAGAGGAGATCGGCACCATGATGGTGTTCCGAACCTTCGACAAGGTCGCCTACGCGCTCGTCCTGCACTCCACGCGCCCGATTCGTGAAGGCTACAAGGTCCGCCACCCCTGA
- the dprA gene encoding DNA-processing protein DprA: MSTELGDWLALLHTPGLGPRRIARLLERFGSPAAALQADARDWALADVPGGPCRGSDREPLERGIEADLAWLEADPRHSILTRQDPRYPPLLAELPDPPPALYLVGDPELLRRPQIAVVGARGATPQGLRHAERFATALAAAGLAVTSGLARGIDGAAHRGALAAENGRTVAVIATGPDRVYPPQHRRLAHRIADHGLLVSLWPVGTAASPRHFPQRNRVISGLALGTLVVEAALRSGSLITARLAAEQGRSVYAIPGSILNPVSRGCHRLIRDGAQLVDSPDDILEDLADWLGIPADAPVQAPPMADGATLDPEQERVLEQMGFDPVALDDLLQRTGLTVDTLSSMLVLLELNGRVAALSHGRYQRLDAGPPET; this comes from the coding sequence ATGTCCACCGAGTTGGGCGACTGGCTGGCACTGCTGCACACGCCCGGTCTCGGCCCAAGACGCATCGCCCGGCTGCTCGAACGTTTCGGGAGCCCCGCCGCGGCACTCCAGGCCGACGCCCGCGACTGGGCGCTGGCGGACGTCCCCGGCGGACCCTGCCGGGGCAGCGATCGGGAGCCGCTCGAGCGGGGCATCGAGGCCGACCTCGCCTGGCTGGAGGCGGACCCACGGCACTCCATCCTGACCCGGCAGGATCCACGTTACCCGCCCCTGCTGGCCGAGTTGCCGGATCCGCCCCCGGCGCTGTACCTGGTCGGCGATCCCGAGTTGCTGCGGCGCCCGCAAATCGCGGTGGTCGGTGCCCGCGGCGCGACTCCGCAGGGGCTGCGCCACGCCGAACGGTTCGCGACCGCGCTCGCAGCCGCTGGACTGGCCGTGACCAGCGGCCTGGCCCGTGGCATCGACGGAGCGGCGCATCGCGGCGCGCTGGCGGCGGAAAATGGCCGCACGGTCGCGGTGATCGCCACCGGTCCGGATCGCGTATACCCGCCCCAGCACCGGCGGCTGGCGCACCGCATCGCCGACCACGGGCTGCTGGTGTCGCTCTGGCCGGTCGGGACCGCTGCGAGCCCCCGGCATTTCCCGCAGCGCAACCGGGTCATCAGCGGGCTGGCGCTGGGTACACTGGTCGTCGAAGCGGCGCTGCGCAGCGGCTCGCTGATCACCGCCCGGCTGGCCGCGGAACAGGGTCGCTCGGTCTACGCGATCCCCGGCTCGATCCTGAACCCAGTCAGCCGGGGCTGTCACCGCCTGATCCGTGACGGGGCCCAACTGGTCGATTCTCCCGACGACATCCTCGAGGACCTGGCCGACTGGCTGGGCATACCGGCGGACGCACCGGTCCAGGCACCGCCGATGGCCGACGGAGCCACCCTGGATCCCGAACAGGAACGCGTCCTCGAACAGATGGGTTTCGACCCGGTCGCCCTCGACGATCTGCTGCAGCGCACCGGATTGACCGTGGACACGCTTTCCTCCATGCTGGTTTTACTGGAACTCAATGGCCGCGTGGCCGCACTCAGCCACGGGCGCTACCAGCGCCTCGACGCAGGACCCCCCGAAACATGA
- a CDS encoding sensor histidine kinase, whose protein sequence is MVLGLRRFPWDLFGLGLLFVILLASLVVMGDAAQNSARFEQLFLWLLAFHGVVLVVLGALIIYQVGRLIAQCRDGRPGSRLTLRLIAGFMLVAVVPVTVVYYFSFKFLNEGVDSWFDVRVDGALEDALELSRSSLDLRVRDLARETQEIMRQLQDVSETLVPLALNDIRAQMGAQELTLVGANNRIIASSTDSPIRRLPSPPSADILMRMSPGQPFTRLEPDANGHLLIRVVALAGDRSPGADSRILQGLYPVDPRMSALAVRVQDAFVDYREFAYLRGPIKQGFIFTMSLALAMSLMAALWAGLLVARRLVRPVTDLAEGTRLVASGDYSTRLPVSRDDELGFLVRSFNAMTRTLNEAREEAERNRRLLDAERAYLESVLQHLRSGVLALDGGLRLRTANEAACQILECDLRSGPPRPLSDFEDACPLVAQFFDAIGDALVAGEQEWSREVVVFTRTGRKVLMTRGVWLPDPGNRRGLHAIVFDDMTEFLRAQRDAAWGEVARRLAHEIKNPLTPIQLSAERLSRRLGKTVQGADREVLDRATGTIVQQVEAMKTLVNAFRDYAQAPRLELVPLDLNQLVRDVGELYAGEAQPARLVVDLEQGLPAIRADAGRLRQLLHNLIKNGIEAVQDRADGAVQVSTRYLQDGNGHRVELRVADNGPGIRPEFLERIFEPYTTDKPRGTGLGLAVAKKIVEEHGGIIECHNGPTGGAVFVIRIPVNRGGDTEGVGEAHE, encoded by the coding sequence ATGGTCCTTGGACTAAGGCGTTTCCCCTGGGATCTTTTCGGGCTGGGCCTGCTGTTCGTCATCCTGCTGGCCTCACTGGTGGTGATGGGGGATGCCGCGCAGAACTCGGCGCGCTTCGAGCAGCTGTTCCTCTGGCTCCTCGCGTTCCACGGCGTGGTGCTCGTCGTGCTGGGCGCCCTGATCATCTACCAGGTCGGGCGCCTGATCGCGCAGTGCCGGGACGGTCGGCCCGGGAGCCGTCTGACCCTGCGCCTGATCGCGGGTTTCATGCTGGTCGCGGTGGTGCCGGTCACAGTGGTGTACTACTTCTCGTTCAAATTCCTGAACGAGGGCGTCGATTCCTGGTTCGACGTGCGCGTCGACGGGGCGCTCGAGGACGCGCTGGAGCTGTCCCGCTCGTCGCTGGATCTTCGCGTCCGGGATCTCGCCCGCGAGACCCAAGAGATCATGCGCCAACTGCAGGACGTATCCGAGACGCTGGTGCCGCTGGCGCTTAACGATATCCGTGCCCAGATGGGGGCACAGGAGCTGACGCTCGTCGGTGCCAACAACCGGATCATCGCCTCCAGTACCGACAGTCCGATCCGGCGGCTGCCGTCTCCACCAAGCGCCGACATCCTGATGCGCATGAGCCCGGGGCAACCCTTCACACGCCTGGAGCCCGATGCGAACGGCCATCTGCTGATCCGCGTGGTCGCGCTGGCGGGGGACCGGTCGCCGGGTGCCGACAGCCGTATTCTGCAGGGCCTGTACCCGGTGGATCCACGCATGAGTGCGCTCGCGGTGCGGGTGCAGGACGCGTTCGTCGATTACCGCGAGTTTGCCTACCTGCGCGGGCCGATCAAGCAGGGCTTCATCTTCACGATGTCGCTGGCGCTGGCGATGTCGCTGATGGCCGCCCTCTGGGCCGGGCTGCTGGTCGCGCGGCGCCTGGTGCGGCCGGTCACCGACCTGGCTGAGGGCACCCGGCTGGTCGCGTCCGGGGACTACAGCACCCGGCTGCCGGTCAGTCGCGACGACGAACTCGGATTTCTGGTCCGTTCGTTCAACGCGATGACCCGCACGCTGAACGAAGCCCGCGAGGAGGCCGAACGCAACCGCCGCCTGCTCGATGCCGAGCGTGCCTACCTGGAAAGCGTGCTGCAGCACCTGCGCTCTGGAGTGCTGGCGCTGGATGGTGGCCTGCGCCTGCGCACCGCGAACGAGGCGGCGTGCCAGATCCTCGAATGCGACCTGCGCTCCGGGCCTCCCCGGCCGCTGTCGGACTTCGAGGATGCGTGCCCGCTGGTGGCGCAGTTCTTCGACGCGATCGGCGACGCGCTGGTGGCCGGGGAACAGGAGTGGTCGCGCGAGGTGGTGGTATTCACCCGCACCGGGCGCAAGGTGCTGATGACCCGCGGGGTATGGTTGCCCGATCCGGGCAATCGGCGCGGACTGCACGCGATCGTGTTCGACGACATGACCGAATTCCTGCGCGCGCAGCGCGATGCGGCCTGGGGCGAGGTGGCCCGACGACTGGCGCACGAGATCAAGAATCCGTTGACCCCGATCCAGCTGTCCGCCGAGCGGCTGTCCCGGCGCTTGGGCAAGACCGTGCAGGGCGCCGACCGGGAGGTGCTGGACCGTGCCACCGGGACCATCGTGCAGCAGGTCGAAGCGATGAAGACGCTGGTGAACGCGTTCCGCGACTATGCCCAGGCGCCGCGGCTGGAACTCGTGCCGCTCGATCTGAACCAGCTGGTGCGCGATGTCGGTGAACTGTACGCCGGCGAGGCCCAGCCCGCGCGGCTGGTGGTCGACCTGGAACAGGGATTGCCTGCCATACGGGCCGATGCCGGGCGTTTGCGCCAGCTCCTGCACAACCTGATCAAGAACGGGATCGAGGCGGTGCAGGACCGTGCGGACGGTGCGGTCCAGGTATCCACCCGGTATCTGCAGGACGGCAACGGACACCGGGTGGAACTGCGTGTCGCGGACAACGGGCCGGGCATCCGCCCCGAGTTCCTGGAGCGCATCTTCGAGCCGTACACGACCGACAAGCCCCGTGGCACCGGCCTGGGCCTGGCCGTTGCGAAAAAGATCGTCGAGGAGCATGGGGGTATCATTGAATGCCATAATGGGCCGACGGGGGGGGCGGTGTTCGTGATCCGCATTCCGGTCAACCGCGGCGGCGATACCGAGGGTGTCGGAGAGGCGCACGAATGA